The following proteins are co-located in the Hevea brasiliensis isolate MT/VB/25A 57/8 chromosome 11, ASM3005281v1, whole genome shotgun sequence genome:
- the LOC110636353 gene encoding transcription factor MYB1: MGRKPCCVKEEVNRGIWSAWEDKLLISYIKVHGEGKWTDLPRRAGLKRCGKSCRLRWLNYLRPDIKRGSFSADEDELIIRLHKLLGNRWSLIAGRLPGRTDNDIKNYWNTYLRKKVEEKKINGTSASKKQANDFKGRKPMHNQSQLYLNNPPAATSSHRVIRTKAVRCSKVIVVPEPLCYNNNNDDEAAEKKMESERPCSSSSAILHEDKCLDFDINDFLSMETPNSSVLDQSREINGWHGTTEDGKCWDFPVSSAVEAELDVLMGNSNDDANLFQPSDALDLKSISNFLGLEDD; this comes from the exons ATGGGAAGGAAACCATGTTGTGTCAAAGAAGAAGTGAACAGAGGAATATGGTCTGCTTGGGAAGATAAACTTCTCATTAGCTACATTAAAGTCCATGGAGAAGGCAAGTGGACGGATCTTCCTCGAAGAGCTG gGTTGAAGCGATGTGGAAAGAGTTGCAGACTTCGGTGGTTGAACTATCTCAGGCCAGACATTAAGAGAGGTAGTTTTTCTGCAGATGAAGACGAGCTTATTATCAGACTTCACAAGCTCCTCGGAAACAG GTGGTCACTCATTGCTGGAAGGTTACCGGGTAGAACAGACAATGATATCAAGAATTATTGGAACACCTATTTAAGAAAGAAAGTCGAAGAAAAGAAGATTAATGGTACTTCAGCTTCCAAGAAACAAGCGAACGATTTCAAAGGAAGAAAACCCATGCACAATCAATCACAATTGTACTTGAATAATCCTCCAGCAGCTACATCATCACACCGAGTTATTCGAACCAAAGCCGTACGATGCAGCAAGGTTATCGTCGTTCCTGAACCACtatgttataataataataatgatgatgaGGCAGCTGAGAAGAAAATGGAGAGCGAGAGGCCTTGTTCTTCTTCATCAGCAATATTACACGAAGACAAATGTTTGGATTTTGACATTAACGACTTTCTTTCAATGGAGACGCCAAACTCATCTGTGTTGGACCAATCCCGAGAGATTAATGGTTGGCATGGAACAACGGAGGATGGAAAATGTTGGGATTTTCCAGTTTCATCAGCAGTCGAAGCCGAGCTCGATGTTTTGATGGGCAATAGCAATGACGATGCAAACCTTTTTCAACCATCTGATGCATTGGATCTCAAGAGCATATCAAATTTTCTAGGTTTAGAGGACGATTAA